The Corynebacterium callunae DSM 20147 genomic sequence AGCTGCATATTCGTTAACGGGGTTAGGGAAATCAAAAACGGCCATCGCTGGGTTCTCCTGTAGAGAGGTGATAAATTCTTAAAACTAATCACTTATGAACTAGTTGTTCTATGAAGCATAGACCTATTGGTCTACTTAGGCAATAGGCGCTTTAAGCAGCGGAAATCCCCGTGTTAGCAGTCACTAACACGGGGATTTGAGAGGTATTTTAAAACTCTAGTTGTTGTCCTCAGCAAGCCATACGGAGGTAAAAGGTGCGTTGGATGCAACAGCATCCTGAACCGCACGGGTAACCACACGCTTTGCGGTTGCCACTGCGTCTACAACCTCAGCACCCTTTGCGAGCTCTGCGGTGATAACAGCTGCGAAGGTGCAGCCTGCGCCGGAAACGCGCTCTTCACCAATCTTTGGTTCAGAGAAGACGTGGTAGGAGGATCCGTCGAAAAGCACATCCACGGCGTTCTCGCCGGGGAAGTCCATGCCACCCTTAACGACTACGTACTGAGGGCCCTGCTCATGAATGAGGCGGGCAGCCTCCTTGAGGTCCTCGACGGTCTCAAGCTTCTCGAGGCCGGAGAGGGTGGTGGCCTCGAAGTTATTTGGGGTAACGACGGTTGCCTGAGGCAGTACCTTGGCGCGCAAAGCGGTATCGGTATCAAGCGCTGCGCCGGGCTCCTGACCCTTACAGATCAGCACTGGGTCAAGCACAACATGCTTGAACTTGTTTTCCTCCAACGCGGTAGCCACGGTATCGATGGTTGCCGGGGTGCCCAGCATGCCAATCTTGACCACGTCTAGATCGTGAGCTGCAGTAGCAGCCTCAATCTGGTTGGCGATAACCTGCGCGTCAACCGGCACAAAACGGTGATTCCAATTGTCCTTGGGATCAAAGGCTACGAGGCAGGTGATTGCCCCGATGCCATAAACGTTAAGGTGCTGGAAGGTCTTAAGGTCGACCTGGATGCCGGCGCCACCGGTTGCTTCTGAGCCTGCGATAACAAATGCGTAATTAACCACACTTAAAACTTAGTCCTATGGGCTTAGGAACTTGGCATTCGCTTGGAAAAATTTTCAGCCGTACCCTATATAGCTATGAGCAAACTAATTCACGTACGTACTGAAATTGAAATTCCCGGACACCCTTCAGCCATTCACATCGCTGAAATGCAAGAGCTAATTCATACCACTCCTGGTGCACCTGCCATGTGCAAAATGCTGCGCATTATGGAGCTAGCAGGATCCAAGAGTGGAGAGACTGTTACCGGTGCCGGCACTCTAGACGGCAAGACTTTTGGATTAGCTAATGAGCCAAATGAATTTGTGCCGCACCCAGATACCTACGCAGACTTCCCCGATATCGAGGCGAAGGTCATTAGCGCAGAAGAGTTCGAGGGCTTGTGGGTGGAGGCGCTAACTAAGTTCCCTGAACTGGGTTAATTACCCTAATCGTAGGTTTTCTAATGGATTAGAACTCTAA encodes the following:
- the thiD gene encoding bifunctional hydroxymethylpyrimidine kinase/phosphomethylpyrimidine kinase, giving the protein MVNYAFVIAGSEATGGAGIQVDLKTFQHLNVYGIGAITCLVAFDPKDNWNHRFVPVDAQVIANQIEAATAAHDLDVVKIGMLGTPATIDTVATALEENKFKHVVLDPVLICKGQEPGAALDTDTALRAKVLPQATVVTPNNFEATTLSGLEKLETVEDLKEAARLIHEQGPQYVVVKGGMDFPGENAVDVLFDGSSYHVFSEPKIGEERVSGAGCTFAAVITAELAKGAEVVDAVATAKRVVTRAVQDAVASNAPFTSVWLAEDNN